GGCACCGGGCGCTGATCTCCTACCGGGTCGGCGAGATGGTGGCGCCAGCCCTGGTCGAGCAGGAGGCGCTGCGCAACGTGATGACCGAGTTCGCCGCCGCCATCACCGAGCGCCGCGCCCCGCTCACCGACGGCCGCTCCGGCCTGCGGGTGCTCCGCCTGCTGCACGCCGCCTCGCGCAGCCTGGAACTCGGCGGCGCCACCGTCCCGGTCGGCGCCGACACCGACCTCGAACTGATCACCACCGCGACCGAGAGGGCCGCCGCCCGATGAACGCCGTCCCCATTGAGGGCTCCCGCTGCCTGGTCACCGGCGGCGCCGGGACCATCGGATCCACCGTGGTGGACCAGCTGATCGAGGCCGGGGCCCGCGAGGTCGTCGTCCTCGACAACTTCGTCCGCGGCCGGATGGCCAACCTCGCCCACGCCGAGGCCACCGCCGCACCCGGCCAACTCCGCGTCGTGGACGGCGACATCCGCGACCGCGCCCTGCTGCGCGACCTGCTCGGCGAGGACACCGACCTGCTCTTCCACCTCGCCGCGATCCGGATCACCCAGTGCGCCGCCGAACCCCGGCTCGCCCTGGAGGTCATGGTCGACGGCACCTTCGACGTGGTCGAGGCCGCCGCCGAGAAGGGCGTCCGCAAGGTCATCGCCTCCTCCACCGCCTCCGTCTACGGCCTCGCCGACGTCTTCCCCACGCCGGAGACCCAGCACCCGTACCACAACGACACCCTGTACGGCGCCTCCAAGGTCTTCAACGAGGGCCTGCTGCGCAGCTTCCACGCCATGTACGGGCTGGACTACGTCGCCCTGCGGTACTTCAACGTGTACGGCCCCCGGATGGACGTCCACGGCCGGTACACCGAGGTGTTCATCCGCTGGATGGAGCGGATCGCCGCCGGCGAGCGCCCGCTGATCTTCGGCGACGGCAGCCAGACCATGGACTTCGTCTACACCGAGGACATCGCCCGGGCCAACCTGCTGGCCGCCGCGGCGCCGGTCACCGACCGGGTCTACAACATCGCCTCCTCCAGCGAGGTGTCCCTGCGGGGGCTGGCGGACGCGCTGCTGACCGCGATGGACTCCGACCTGGACGTGGAGCACGGGCCGGCCCGCGGCACCGCCGGCGGCGTGGTCCGGCGGCTCGCGGACATCTCCGCCGCCGAACGCGACCTCGGCTGGAAGCCCGAACTCGGCCTCGACGAAGGCCTCCGCAAGCTCGTCGCCTGGTGGCGCCAGCAGTAGCGCCCCAGGGGCGCGTCTTTCAGGGGCGCGGGGAACTGCGCGACCAGCCATCACCGAACAGTCAGATCGCGGCACGTGCAACTGGATCTCGTGGGAGCGAGGAACGGTCGCACCCTTTCGCCTCGCGCAGTTCTCCCCCAGCCTCGGCGGCTGGGAGGTGCCCCCACGCGCCCCTGGGCTACCCGGTTGCGCAGAAACACCCGCGCCCCTGGGCTACCCGGTTGCGCCCGTACGATCCGAGGAGTACCCCGTGTCCAGCATCCCCGTCATGATCCCGTGGCTCGGTGAGGAGGAGGCCGAGGCCGCCGCCGAGGCGGTGCGGTCGGGGTGGGTCGCCCAGGGCCCGCGGGTGGCGGCGTTCGAGAAGGCGTTCGCCGAGTACACCGGCGCCCCGCACGCCGTCGCGGTCTCCAACTGCACCACCGCCCTGCACCTGGCGATGATCGGCGCCGGTGTCGGCCCCGGCGACGAGGTGGTGGTGCCCTCGCTCTCCTTCATCGCCACCGCCAACGCCGTCACCTACGTCGGCGCCGTCCCGGTCTTCGCCGACGTGGACCCGGCCACCGGCAACCTCACCCCCGGGACGGTGGAACCGCTGCTCACCGAGCGGACCAGGGCGGTCATCGTGGTCGACCAGGGCGGTGTGCCGGTGGACCTGGACGCGATCCGGGCCCTGGTGGAGCCGCGCGGTGTGACCGTGGTCGAGGACGCGGCCTGCGGCGCCGGCTCGCTCTACCGGGGCGGCCCGGTCGGCGGTACGGCGGCTCTCGCCGCGTACTCCTTCCACCCGCGCAAGCTGCTGACCACCGGAGAGGGTGGCATGGTCACCTGCCAGGACGGCGAACTGGCCGCCCGGCTGCGGCGGTTGCGCGAGCACGGGATGAGCGTCTCGGCCGCCGACCGGCACGCCTCGGCGGGCGGCGGGGCCGGCGTGGTGGAGACGTACGACGAGATCGGGTTCAACCACCGGATGACCGACATCCAGGCCGCGGTCGGTCTGGTGCAGCTCCGCAAGCTGCCTGAACTGGTCGCCCGCCGCCGCCTGCTGGCGGAGCGCTACCGGACGCTGCTGGGCGACCTGGCCGCGGGCCTGGTCGCCGACCCGGCGCACGGGACCGGCAACTTCCAGGCCTGCTGGGTGCTGCTGCCCGAGGGTGCCCCCGACCGGACCGAGGTGCTGACCCGGATGGCCGCGGCCGGGGTGTCCGCCCGGCGCGGCATCATGGCGGCCCACCTGGAGGCTCCGTACAAGGGGACCGCCCGGGTGCCGCTGCCCGCCACCGAGCTGATCACCCACCGGTCGGTGATCCTCCCGCTCTACCACGCGCTCACCGAGGCGCAGCAGGACACCGTGGTCGCGGCGTTCCGCGAGGCGGTCGGGTGATCCTTCCGCACGGCACCTCGATCAGGCACCTCGGCCACGCCGGGTTCCTGGTCGAGCACGCCGGACTGCGCATCCTGATCGACCCGTGGTTCCACCCGGCCTTCCTGGAGGCGTGGTTCCCGTACCCGGACAACCGCCACCTGCTGCCGGAGGTGGTCGCCGGCCGGTACGACTACCTGTACGTCTCGCACACCCACGAGGACCACCTGGACGAGCGGCTGCTCGCCCGGCTGTCCCGGGAGACCACCGTGCTGGTGCCGCGGTTCCGCAGCCGGGCGCTCGGCCGCCGGCTCGCCGCCCTCGGCTTCACCGACCAGGTGCGGCTCGGCCACCGGGACCGGCTGCGGCTCGGGCCGGACTGCACGGCCACCGTGCTGCTCGACACCAGCCACAAGGAGGACAGCGCCCTGCTGCTCGACCTGGGCGGCTTCCGCTTCCTCGACCTCAACGACTGCAACACCCCGATGTCCGAACTCCCCACGGACGTCGACCTGCTGGCCGCCCAGTACTCGGGCGCGATGTGGTACCCGAACGCCTACGCCTACCCGCCCGACACCATGGCGGAGAAGACCGCCGCCGTCCGCGCCGACCTGCTGGACACCCTGGTCCGCAAGGTCCGGCTCACCGGCGCCCGGGCCTACCTGCCCTCCGCCGGCCCGGCCTGCTTCCTCGACCCGGAACTGGCCCGGTTCAACGACCGGGCGGCGACCATCTTCCCGCAGTGGGAGGACGTGGCCGAGGAGTTCGCCGCGGCCTGCCCCGGGGTGGAGACCGTCCGCACCGCGCCCGGGGACGAGGTCACCGCGCCGAGCCCGCCCGGCCGCTGGGCCACCGACCCGCAGGGCTACCTGGCCGCCTACCGGGAGCGCCGCCGCACCGAGTGGCAGGCGTACCACGCCCGGCCGTACCGGCCGCCCACCGCCGAGGAGGTGGACGCCCACTTCGCCCGGCTGCGGCTGCTCAACCGCCCGCTGCTGGCCGACTACCGCGGCGGGCTGCGGCTGATCGCCCAGGGATCGGCGTGGGGCGTCCCGCTCGGCGAGCTGGCCGCCCGGGTCGAGCTGGAGGAGGATCCGGCCGACCCCTCGTACACCATCGCGGTGCCGCCGCGCGCCCTGCGGGCCGTCCTGGACGGCCGCACCGGCTGGGAGGAGGCGCTGCTGTCGATGCGGCTCGCCCTGCACCGCGACCCGGACGTCTTCGACCTGACCCTGCTGAGTCTGCTGCGCTACGGCCACCAGCCGGCCCAGACCCGGCAGCTGGTCCGCGAGCGGGCCCGGCCGGCCGAGACCATCCGGCGGGACGGGCTGCGGCTGCAGCGCTACTGCCCGCACGCCGGGGAGGACCTCACCCATGCGGTGATCGCGGACGGGGTCGTGGAGTGCCCGCGCCACCACTGGAGGTGGAGCGCCGAGACCGGCGCCTGCCTGTCCGGCGGCACCCTGCCCCTGTTCGTCGAACCGTCCGAGCAGCCCGTCACCACCCCAGAGTCCGAGCCAGCGCCAGCAGAGGGGCACACCACATGACCGACATCCCGCTCGTGGACCTGCGAGCCGCCCACGCCGAGGTCGCCGAGGAGGTGCGCGAGGGATTCGACCGGGTCCTGGCGTCCGGCGCCTACATCAAGGGGCCGGACGTCGCCGCCTTCGAGCAGGAGTACGCCGCGTACTCCGGGGTCCGCCACGCGGTGGGCACCGCCAACGGC
The window above is part of the Kitasatospora sp. HUAS MG31 genome. Proteins encoded here:
- a CDS encoding MBL fold metallo-hydrolase — encoded protein: MILPHGTSIRHLGHAGFLVEHAGLRILIDPWFHPAFLEAWFPYPDNRHLLPEVVAGRYDYLYVSHTHEDHLDERLLARLSRETTVLVPRFRSRALGRRLAALGFTDQVRLGHRDRLRLGPDCTATVLLDTSHKEDSALLLDLGGFRFLDLNDCNTPMSELPTDVDLLAAQYSGAMWYPNAYAYPPDTMAEKTAAVRADLLDTLVRKVRLTGARAYLPSAGPACFLDPELARFNDRAATIFPQWEDVAEEFAAACPGVETVRTAPGDEVTAPSPPGRWATDPQGYLAAYRERRRTEWQAYHARPYRPPTAEEVDAHFARLRLLNRPLLADYRGGLRLIAQGSAWGVPLGELAARVELEEDPADPSYTIAVPPRALRAVLDGRTGWEEALLSMRLALHRDPDVFDLTLLSLLRYGHQPAQTRQLVRERARPAETIRRDGLRLQRYCPHAGEDLTHAVIADGVVECPRHHWRWSAETGACLSGGTLPLFVEPSEQPVTTPESEPAPAEGHTT
- a CDS encoding SDR family NAD(P)-dependent oxidoreductase produces the protein MNAVPIEGSRCLVTGGAGTIGSTVVDQLIEAGAREVVVLDNFVRGRMANLAHAEATAAPGQLRVVDGDIRDRALLRDLLGEDTDLLFHLAAIRITQCAAEPRLALEVMVDGTFDVVEAAAEKGVRKVIASSTASVYGLADVFPTPETQHPYHNDTLYGASKVFNEGLLRSFHAMYGLDYVALRYFNVYGPRMDVHGRYTEVFIRWMERIAAGERPLIFGDGSQTMDFVYTEDIARANLLAAAAPVTDRVYNIASSSEVSLRGLADALLTAMDSDLDVEHGPARGTAGGVVRRLADISAAERDLGWKPELGLDEGLRKLVAWWRQQ
- a CDS encoding DegT/DnrJ/EryC1/StrS family aminotransferase, whose protein sequence is MSSIPVMIPWLGEEEAEAAAEAVRSGWVAQGPRVAAFEKAFAEYTGAPHAVAVSNCTTALHLAMIGAGVGPGDEVVVPSLSFIATANAVTYVGAVPVFADVDPATGNLTPGTVEPLLTERTRAVIVVDQGGVPVDLDAIRALVEPRGVTVVEDAACGAGSLYRGGPVGGTAALAAYSFHPRKLLTTGEGGMVTCQDGELAARLRRLREHGMSVSAADRHASAGGGAGVVETYDEIGFNHRMTDIQAAVGLVQLRKLPELVARRRLLAERYRTLLGDLAAGLVADPAHGTGNFQACWVLLPEGAPDRTEVLTRMAAAGVSARRGIMAAHLEAPYKGTARVPLPATELITHRSVILPLYHALTEAQQDTVVAAFREAVG